A window of the Bacteroides thetaiotaomicron VPI-5482 genome harbors these coding sequences:
- a CDS encoding ATP-binding protein — MIFERKKYLDELIAGRGNGLVKIITGVRRCGKSFLLFDIWHNWLLEHGVTDNHIIEIQLDDFRNRRLRKPDTLLDYIDSKVMDDGKPYYIVLDEVQLVEEFVEVILSLTHMRNVDVYVSGSNSRFLSSDVVTEFRGRGDEIRIWPLTFDEYFSGIGGDIRKAWLDYYTFGGLPQVALLETEEKKTDYLRGLYETTYLRDVIERNHLRNPEGMKELVRVIASGIGSSTNPTRIANTFQSAQGVTIKRDTIKQYIDYLKDSFLIEEALRYDVKGRKYIGTETKYYFADIGIRAAILNYRQQEETHIMENIIYNELRSRGYNVDVGLVELGGKDENGKFVRKQLEVDFVVNRPPYRMYIQSAFHMPTPEKEQQERRPLLSINDHFRKIVIVGDDIHRKEDEYGVLTVGLLDFLTDKNLLEQG, encoded by the coding sequence ATGATATTTGAACGTAAGAAATATTTGGATGAACTTATTGCAGGACGTGGAAATGGTCTTGTGAAGATTATAACAGGTGTCAGACGATGTGGAAAGTCTTTCCTGCTGTTTGACATCTGGCATAACTGGCTGTTGGAACATGGGGTGACTGATAATCACATCATTGAGATACAACTTGATGATTTCCGAAACAGACGGTTGAGGAAGCCTGATACCTTGCTCGACTATATAGATTCAAAGGTTATGGATGATGGCAAACCTTATTATATAGTCTTGGACGAGGTACAGTTGGTAGAAGAATTTGTGGAGGTTATTCTTAGCTTGACACACATGAGGAATGTAGATGTGTATGTGTCGGGCTCAAACTCTCGTTTCCTGTCAAGTGATGTTGTAACTGAGTTCCGAGGTAGAGGTGACGAGATACGCATCTGGCCTCTCACCTTTGACGAATACTTTAGTGGTATTGGTGGAGATATACGCAAAGCTTGGTTGGATTACTATACTTTTGGAGGACTGCCACAGGTAGCTTTGCTTGAAACGGAAGAAAAGAAAACAGACTATTTGCGTGGTCTGTATGAAACTACCTATCTGCGTGACGTAATTGAGCGTAATCATCTGCGTAATCCTGAAGGAATGAAGGAATTGGTGCGTGTAATAGCCTCGGGCATTGGTTCGTCAACCAATCCAACGAGAATAGCCAATACCTTTCAATCTGCACAAGGAGTAACCATAAAAAGAGACACTATAAAACAATACATTGACTATCTGAAAGACTCTTTCTTGATAGAAGAAGCCTTACGCTATGATGTGAAAGGTAGAAAATATATTGGTACCGAGACGAAATACTACTTCGCAGACATCGGTATTCGTGCAGCCATTCTAAACTACCGCCAACAAGAGGAAACGCACATTATGGAAAACATTATCTATAATGAGCTTCGCAGTCGTGGATATAATGTGGACGTAGGATTGGTTGAACTTGGTGGCAAGGATGAGAACGGTAAGTTTGTCAGAAAACAGTTGGAGGTAGACTTTGTGGTGAACCGCCCTCCATACAGAATGTATATCCAGTCGGCTTTTCACATGCCTACGCCAGAAAAGGAACAGCAAGAGCGACGTCCTTTATTGTCAATCAATGACCACTTTCGTAAGATTGTCATTGTTGGTGATGATATTCATCGCAAGGAGGACGAATACGGTGTGTTGACTGTCGGACTTTTGGATTTCTTGACAGACAAGAACTTGTTGGAGCAAGGATAA